The Bacillota bacterium genome segment ACGGCCATGACGCCGCCAGCCCGCAGCCCGAAGAGGCCGGCCAGCGTGAAGATGGTGGCGGCCTCCATCTCGAAGATCAAGACCCGGGCCCGCCGCAGGTTCTCCAGGCGTTCGTCCGTCCAGGTCTGGGTGTAGTTGCTCCACCCCGGGCGGCTCTGCCCGGCGTGGAACGTGGCGGTGCTGGCCGCCACGCCCACGTGGTAGCGGTAGCCCAGCCTCTCGGCAGCCTCCACCAGCGCCGCGACCACCTGATAGTGAGCCGCGGCAGGGTAGGCAAGGTCCACGTAGTCGGCGGATGCGCCGTCGTACCGTGCGGCGGCGGAGACGATGACCAGGTCGCCGCAACGGATGTCGGGCTGGATCGCCCCGCACGTGCCGACCCGGATGAAGGTGTCGGCCCCGACCTCCGCCAGCTCCTCGACCGCTATGGCCGTCGAGGGCCCGCCGATGCCGGTGGAGGTGGAGGATAGGGTCACGCCCCCGGTTCGTCCCGTGTACGTGGTGTACTCCCGGTGGCGCGCCACCGGTTGCGATTCGTCCCACATGGACGCGATGAGGGGCACGCGGTCGGGGTCCCCCGGGAGCAGGACGTAACGTGCCACCTGCCCCGGCGCGCACCGGATGTGGTACTGCACGCCACCCGCCTGGGGGCGGGTGGCCTCGGAATGCCAGCGTTTCATCGAACCGCTTCCCCCAAACCTCTACAGCGTGACGCGGTCGGGCGGCAGCCCCCGCCGGATGGCCACGCCCCAGCGCTGGGCACCCGGCATGCCCGCCTGCTCCGCCTCGGCGGCCGCGGCCTCGACGTCGTAGGCCACCCGCCGGTGCTCGGCGTGCCACCCGGTGGGTGGGTCGTACGTCATCACGGCGTAGCAGGCTCTGGGATCCCCGTCGAAGGGCAGCCCCACCGCGCCCGCACCCACCACGGTGACCCGGTGAAGCGCCGCGACCGAGGGCCAGTGGTCGTGCCCGTGCACCACCACCGCGGCGCCGGCCGATCCGAACAGGCGCTCCAGTCCCTCCTCCTGTGTGTAGTGCGGCAGTGCCCGGGCCGGGTCGTCGGGGGTGCTGTGAACCACGAGAAGGGCGTCCTTCGACCCCGGCGGCTCGATGCGATACTGCAGTGGAAGGTGCTCGAGGAAGGCCAGGTCCCCGTCTGAGAGCCTTGATCTTGCCCAGCGAATCCACGGGAGGTCCGGCGCGGGGTCCTGCACCACCGTCAGGTCCGTGTTGCCCACCACGCACGCAAAGCCCACCTGCCGCAGGCGGGCAATGACCCGCTCCGGAAACGGCCCGCCCCATGCCACGTCTCCGGCGCACACCGCCACGTCGGCGCGGCCCGCCATGTCCGCCAGCACCGCCTCCAGCGCCCGGACGTTACCGTGGACGTCAGAGAAGATGGCCACCCGCACCTGAGGTCCACCCCCTTCACTCGGGCGCAGGCTCGAGCGGTTCCAGGGAGTCCACCGGGACGTCGGCGTACTTGTCCCCTTCCTCGATGAGCAGGATGGGAATGCCGTCCCGGATAGGATACTTGCGCCGGCAATCCGGGTTCTGGCAGACCAGCCAGGTTTGCTTTTCCAGCGAGAACGGGTGGCGACAGGAAGGGCAAACCAGGATTTCCAGAAGTTCCTTGAAGGTCACCGCTCCACTTCCCTTCCGGCACCTTCAATCCTGTATACGCTCCGAAG includes the following:
- a CDS encoding Trm112 family protein; translated protein: MTFKELLEILVCPSCRHPFSLEKQTWLVCQNPDCRRKYPIRDGIPILLIEEGDKYADVPVDSLEPLEPAPE
- a CDS encoding metallophosphoesterase family protein; this translates as MRVAIFSDVHGNVRALEAVLADMAGRADVAVCAGDVAWGGPFPERVIARLRQVGFACVVGNTDLTVVQDPAPDLPWIRWARSRLSDGDLAFLEHLPLQYRIEPPGSKDALLVVHSTPDDPARALPHYTQEEGLERLFGSAGAAVVVHGHDHWPSVAALHRVTVVGAGAVGLPFDGDPRACYAVMTYDPPTGWHAEHRRVAYDVEAAAAEAEQAGMPGAQRWGVAIRRGLPPDRVTL
- the udp gene encoding uridine phosphorylase, which encodes MKRWHSEATRPQAGGVQYHIRCAPGQVARYVLLPGDPDRVPLIASMWDESQPVARHREYTTYTGRTGGVTLSSTSTGIGGPSTAIAVEELAEVGADTFIRVGTCGAIQPDIRCGDLVIVSAAARYDGASADYVDLAYPAAAHYQVVAALVEAAERLGYRYHVGVAASTATFHAGQSRPGWSNYTQTWTDERLENLRRARVLIFEMEAATIFTLAGLFGLRAGGVMAVVANRSTNELTYGGIEESARTATEAVRILAQWDDKMSRSGRRWWYPSVG